A region from the Acidimicrobiales bacterium genome encodes:
- a CDS encoding inositol monophosphatase produces the protein MTDPGEHPDTAALLTLAVDVAAEAAALLVEVLPGPRTVETKSTSTDMVTEMDRAAERLIVDRLLAVRPDDGIIGEEGAERRGTSGIEWVIDPIDGTTNYLYRFPGFAVSIAARTATGAVVGVVHDPLHGEVFTARRGLGARRNGEPLTVSTETVLQHALVATGFGYDPVRRAHQADVLRELVPRIRDVRRMGAASVDLCSVACGRVDAYFEKGLAPWDHAAGALIASEAGARVGDLDGGPLDGDFCLAAPPALFEPLRELLAGLGAADV, from the coding sequence GTGACCGACCCCGGAGAGCACCCGGACACCGCGGCGCTGCTGACGCTCGCCGTCGACGTGGCCGCGGAGGCGGCCGCGCTCCTCGTCGAGGTGCTCCCCGGTCCCCGGACCGTCGAGACCAAGTCCACCAGCACCGACATGGTCACCGAGATGGACCGCGCCGCCGAGCGTCTGATCGTCGACCGGCTGCTCGCCGTCCGCCCCGACGACGGGATCATCGGCGAGGAGGGCGCCGAGCGACGGGGGACGTCGGGGATCGAGTGGGTGATCGACCCGATCGACGGGACGACGAACTACCTCTACCGCTTCCCCGGGTTCGCGGTCTCGATCGCGGCGCGGACGGCCACGGGCGCCGTGGTGGGGGTGGTCCACGACCCGCTGCACGGCGAGGTGTTCACCGCACGCCGCGGGCTGGGTGCGCGCCGCAACGGCGAGCCCCTCACGGTGTCGACCGAGACGGTGCTCCAGCACGCGCTCGTCGCGACGGGCTTCGGGTACGACCCGGTGCGTCGCGCCCACCAGGCCGACGTCCTTCGAGAGCTCGTCCCCCGCATCCGTGACGTGCGGCGGATGGGCGCTGCGTCGGTCGACCTGTGCTCGGTGGCGTGTGGCCGGGTCGACGCGTACTTCGAGAAGGGTCTGGCCCCCTGGGACCACGCCGCCGGAGCCCTGATCGCGTCCGAGGCGGGGGCGCGTGTCGGCGACCTCGACGGCGGGCCGCTCGACGGCGACTTCTGCCTCGCCGCGCCCCCGGCGCTCTTCGAGCCGCTCCGTGAGCTGCTCGCCGGTCTCGGCGCTGCCGACGTCTGA
- a CDS encoding response regulator transcription factor: MGTRILTVEDDERIRTAVKMALEDEGWVVEEADTGEEALQSFTRDPSDVVLIDIMLPGIDGFDVCRSIRRVSDVPIVMVTARADTHDVVAGLEAGADDYLTKPFAPKELSARIRALLRRARSADPTATHLRFGDLEIVPDEGVVLRGGQEVHLTKTEFRLLVELASSPGRVFSREVLLERVWGYGYFGDGRLVDVHVRRLRMKVEVDPANPRHVMTVRGLGYKLQP; this comes from the coding sequence ATGGGCACCCGGATCCTCACGGTCGAAGACGACGAGCGGATCCGCACCGCCGTGAAGATGGCGCTCGAGGACGAGGGTTGGGTCGTCGAGGAGGCCGACACCGGCGAGGAAGCGCTGCAGTCGTTCACCCGCGATCCGAGCGACGTCGTCCTGATCGACATCATGCTGCCGGGGATCGACGGCTTCGACGTGTGCCGGTCGATCCGCAGGGTGAGCGACGTCCCCATCGTGATGGTCACCGCCCGGGCCGACACCCACGACGTGGTGGCCGGCCTCGAGGCCGGTGCCGACGACTACCTCACCAAACCGTTCGCGCCGAAGGAGCTGTCGGCGCGCATCCGGGCGCTGCTGCGGCGGGCCCGATCCGCCGACCCGACGGCCACGCACCTGCGCTTCGGCGACCTCGAGATCGTGCCGGACGAGGGTGTCGTGCTGCGCGGCGGCCAGGAGGTCCACCTCACCAAGACCGAGTTCCGCCTCCTCGTGGAGCTGGCCTCGAGCCCCGGCCGGGTCTTCAGCCGGGAGGTCCTGCTCGAGCGGGTCTGGGGCTACGGGTACTTCGGGGACGGCCGCCTCGTCGACGTGCACGTGCGCCGGCTGCGCATGAAGGTCGAGGTCGACCCGGCCAACCCGCGCCACGTGATGACCGTCCGGGGGCTCGGCTACAAGCTCCAGCCGTAG
- a CDS encoding DNA polymerase IV, which produces MSHRDHPTIIHVDMDAFFVAVERLDRPELRGRPVVVGGDGPRGVVAAASYEARAFGIHSAMPSSQARRRCPHAVFVAGRHDRYAEVSGRVMGIFADVTPLVEPLSLDEAFLDVEGSERRMGPAPAIAEHLRRRVLVEEGLTCSAGVATTKFVAKLASQAAKPRASESGPLPGAGVRVVPGDETLEFLHPLPVSALWGVGPATLTRMERLGVTSVGDLARLDVEVVVAALGRAQGRHLHDLANGRDPRPVVPARRPKSVGHEQTYARDLHRRADVARELTGLSDAVAARLRRHRLAGRTVTLKVRFGDFRTITRSVTSTAPLDEGPAVLRSVRELLEEVDTSQGVRLLGVSVSGLTEGGVRQLTLDDADGRQGWAGASRTVDEIRERFGADAIGPAATVGTDGLDVKGRHRRQWGPAADDPI; this is translated from the coding sequence GTGAGCCACCGGGACCACCCGACGATCATCCACGTCGACATGGACGCCTTCTTCGTCGCCGTGGAGCGCCTCGACCGGCCCGAGCTGCGGGGGCGGCCCGTCGTCGTCGGCGGGGACGGCCCCCGTGGCGTGGTGGCGGCGGCGTCGTACGAGGCCAGGGCGTTCGGGATCCACTCGGCGATGCCCTCCTCGCAGGCCCGGCGACGGTGTCCGCATGCGGTGTTCGTCGCCGGTCGTCACGACCGCTACGCCGAGGTGAGCGGCCGCGTGATGGGGATCTTCGCCGACGTGACCCCGCTCGTGGAGCCGCTCTCCCTCGACGAGGCCTTCCTCGACGTCGAGGGGTCCGAGCGGCGCATGGGCCCCGCGCCGGCCATCGCCGAGCACCTCCGCAGGCGCGTGCTGGTCGAGGAGGGGCTCACCTGCTCCGCGGGGGTCGCCACGACCAAGTTCGTGGCCAAGCTGGCCTCCCAGGCGGCCAAGCCGCGGGCCTCCGAGTCCGGACCGTTGCCGGGCGCGGGGGTCCGGGTCGTTCCCGGTGACGAGACGCTCGAGTTCCTGCACCCGTTGCCGGTGTCGGCGTTGTGGGGGGTCGGCCCCGCCACCCTCACCCGGATGGAGCGGCTCGGCGTCACCTCCGTGGGCGACCTCGCCCGCCTCGACGTCGAGGTCGTCGTGGCGGCCCTCGGGCGTGCCCAGGGCCGCCACCTGCACGACCTGGCCAACGGTCGCGATCCCCGGCCGGTGGTACCGGCCCGGCGCCCGAAGTCGGTCGGCCACGAGCAGACCTACGCCCGTGACCTGCACCGACGCGCCGACGTCGCCCGGGAGCTCACCGGCCTCAGCGACGCTGTCGCCGCCCGGTTGCGACGCCACCGCCTCGCCGGTCGCACCGTCACCCTCAAGGTTCGATTCGGCGACTTCCGGACCATCACCCGCTCGGTGACCAGCACGGCCCCCCTCGACGAGGGCCCGGCGGTGCTGCGGTCGGTCCGGGAGCTGCTCGAGGAGGTCGACACCAGCCAGGGGGTCCGCCTCCTCGGGGTCTCGGTCAGCGGGCTCACCGAGGGCGGCGTCCGCCAGCTGACCCTCGACGACGCCGACGGCCGACAGGGGTGGGCCGGCGCCAGTCGGACCGTCGACGAGATCCGCGAGCGCTTCGGCGCCGACGCCATCGGTCCGGCGGCGACGGTCGGGACCGATGGTCTCGACGTCAAGGGTCGCCACCGAAGGCAGTGGGGTCCCGCGGCCGACGACCCGATCTGA
- a CDS encoding NUDIX hydrolase, protein MRDWLVAGAVIEGPDGLLLVRNRRGDGRVDWSPPGGVVDPGETVVEGLTREVAEETGLVVREWSPLLYEIEAEAPDMGWRLRVEAYRAVAWEGVLTVDDPDGIVDDVRWVPAPRCAHHLEGGPPWVADPLHEWLAAPWPGRRSYGYRVLGRTGALEVTRL, encoded by the coding sequence ATGCGCGACTGGTTGGTGGCCGGGGCGGTCATCGAGGGCCCCGACGGCCTGTTGCTGGTGCGCAACCGTCGCGGTGACGGCCGTGTCGACTGGAGCCCTCCCGGCGGGGTCGTCGACCCGGGTGAGACCGTGGTCGAGGGCCTCACCCGTGAGGTCGCGGAGGAGACCGGGCTCGTCGTGCGGGAGTGGAGCCCCTTGCTCTACGAGATCGAGGCCGAGGCCCCCGACATGGGCTGGAGGCTCCGCGTCGAGGCCTACCGGGCGGTGGCCTGGGAGGGCGTGCTCACCGTCGACGACCCCGACGGGATCGTCGACGACGTCCGATGGGTGCCGGCGCCGCGGTGCGCCCACCACCTCGAGGGCGGCCCTCCCTGGGTCGCCGACCCGCTCCACGAGTGGCTCGCCGCGCCGTGGCCCGGTCGGCGCAGCTACGGCTACCGGGTGCTCGGCCGGACGGGCGCGTTGGAGGTCACCCGGCTGTGA
- a CDS encoding polyprenol monophosphomannose synthase, with translation MKPLVVLPTYNEAENIVEVLDRVREAVPEADVLVVDDASPDGTAALAEDWATRHGGGLSVLRRAGKQGLGSAYRAGFAQGLAQGYDALIEMDSDLSHDPAALPSLISAVENGADLAIGSRYVPGGSIPEWPKYREYLSRGGNRYASLLLGLQVRDATAGFRCYASSMLARFDLDRVTADGYGFQIEMAYGVARRGGRIVEVPISFTDRVRGTSKMSGRIVVEALVLVTWWAIRDRLLHRNRPVDEPGGTGS, from the coding sequence GTGAAGCCGCTCGTCGTCCTGCCGACCTACAACGAGGCGGAGAACATCGTCGAGGTCCTCGACCGCGTCCGTGAGGCCGTTCCGGAGGCCGACGTGCTCGTGGTCGACGACGCCAGCCCCGACGGCACGGCTGCACTGGCCGAGGACTGGGCGACCCGCCACGGAGGCGGACTGTCCGTTCTGCGGCGGGCGGGCAAGCAGGGCCTGGGATCGGCCTACCGGGCCGGCTTCGCACAGGGCCTCGCCCAGGGGTACGACGCGCTGATCGAGATGGACTCCGACCTCTCCCACGACCCGGCGGCGCTGCCCTCGCTGATCAGCGCCGTCGAGAACGGCGCCGACCTGGCCATCGGGTCGCGCTACGTCCCCGGCGGGAGCATCCCGGAGTGGCCGAAGTACCGGGAGTACTTGAGCAGGGGCGGGAACCGGTACGCCTCGCTCCTGCTCGGACTCCAGGTCCGCGACGCCACGGCCGGGTTCCGGTGCTACGCCTCGTCGATGCTCGCCCGGTTCGACCTCGACCGGGTCACCGCCGACGGCTACGGGTTCCAGATCGAGATGGCCTACGGCGTGGCCCGTCGCGGCGGGCGGATCGTCGAGGTGCCGATCAGCTTCACCGATCGCGTGCGGGGCACCTCGAAGATGTCGGGACGGATCGTCGTCGAGGCGTTGGTGCTGGTGACGTGGTGGGCGATCCGAGACCGCCTGTTGCACCGCAACCGACCTGTCGACGAGCCGGGCGGGACGGGCTCGTGA